From Oreochromis niloticus isolate F11D_XX linkage group LG1, O_niloticus_UMD_NMBU, whole genome shotgun sequence, a single genomic window includes:
- the eif4g2a gene encoding eukaryotic translation initiation factor 4 gamma 2a, translating into MSLFAPPTPRTQFFSDILCQAAKVESVVAPGGPSRFSVGGGGGGAPQHYPKTVGNSEFLGKTPGSSVQRWVPSRSTRRDASSSNEKGQNDAIFRKVRGILNKLTPEKFDKLCLELLNVGVDSKLVLKGIILLIVDKALEEPKYSQLYAQLCLRLAEDAPNFEAPTGESQATQKQNSTFRRLLISKLQDEFENRARNVDHFDKHDSPLTSEEEEQRAIAKIKMLGNIKFIGELGKLNLIHESILHKCIKTLLEKKKRVPLKDMGEDLECLCQIMKTVGPKLDHEKAKSLMDQYFARMQSLTNNKELPARIRFLLQNTVELRNNNWVPRKAYVDNGPKTITQVRQDAAKDLGVFIPPSTDSIRNDFFMDSSSFLPGKIKYDRETLGGLADMFGQMPGSGIGTGPGVIQDHYSPTMGRHRGSAPGVIQDHYSPTMGRHRSSPLFNGHSGNSNGSHQPFENESKPFIKPNQGRNSPVFNHKQNHSVQMQSKDMAPRFSKKGKVNADEISLRPAQSFIMNKNQVPKLPPQTMMPSPVGQLGLKANPPPIQEKPAKSNKKAPPTKEELCKMTETLLTDYLNNKNVNDAVSAVKEMKAPKHLLSEMLNKIIVYSLDRSDEDKEHASTLIHTLCTEGLVTGDNILQAFLRVLDQCPKIEEEIPLVKSYLAQFAARAIIADLVSIADLAHQLENGAHFPLFLLCLQQLVKLKDREWLTDLFQQSKVNMQKMLPEIDQNKDRMLEILEGKGLSFLFPLMKLEKELLKQIKVDPSPQSIYKWIKDNISPKLHTDRGFVNILMTSFLQYIAYEINPDDDEEQHAAPSKDQLEEEKQLLLSFKPVLQKFLHDHIELQVSALYALQVHCNAKRFPKGMLLRYFVNFYDMEIIEEEAFLSWKEDLTQEYPGKGKALFQVNQWLTWLETAEEEESEDEEY; encoded by the exons ATGTCG CTCTTTGCCCCCCCCACTCCCAGGACTCAATTCTTTTCAGATATTCTTTGTCAAGCCGCCAAAGTGGAGAGTGTCGTCGCACCAGGAGGTCCTTCTCGTTTCAG TGTagggggaggaggtgggggtGCACCTCAGCACTATCCCAAAACTGTCGGCAACAg CGAGTTCCTGGGGAAAACCCCAGGTTCTAGCGTTCAGAGATGGGTACCTTCTCGAAGCACTAGACGAGATGCCAGCTCCTCCAACGAGAAAGGGCAAAATGATGCAATCTTCAGAAAAGTGAGAGG caTACTTAATAAGCTGACTCCTGAGAAGTTTGACAAACTATGCCTGGAGCTCCTCAATGTGGGTGTAGATTCAAAACTTGTCTTAAAAGGAATCATCTTGTTG ATTGTTGACAAAGCCCTCGAAGAGCCCAAGTATAGCCAGTTGTACGCTCAACTATGTCTACGCTTGGCAGAGGATGCACCAAACTTTGAAGCCCCAACAGGAGAAAGTCAGGCAACACAAAAGCAGAATAGT ACCTTCCGAAGGCTTCTGATTTCTAAGCTTCAAGATGAGTTTGAGAATCGTGCCAGGAATGTTGACC ACTTCGACAAACATGACAGCCCACTCACCTCTGAGGAGGAGGAACAGCGTGCAATTGCAAAGATCAAGATGCTGGGCAACATCAAATTCATCGGTGAACTGGGCAAACTCAACCTTATCCATGAATCTATTCTCCACAAGTGCATTAAAACA CTgttggagaagaagaagagagtccCACTTAAGGATATGGGTGAGGATTTGGAATGCCTCTGTCAGATAATGAAAACAGTTGGTCCTAAACTTGATCATGAAAAGGCAAAG TCTTTGATGGACCAGTACTTTGCTCGCATGCAGTCCTTAACCAACAACAAGGAACTGCCTGCACGGATTCGCTTCCTGCTACAGAACACAGTGGAGCTGCGAAACAACAACTGGGTGCCTCGGAAAGCTTATGTTGACAATGGACCAAAGACTATTACCCAAGTTCGTCAGGACGCAGCAAAG GATTTGGGCGTTTTCATTCCACCTTCAACTGATTCAATAAGGAATGACTTCTTCATGGACAGTTCCTCCTTCCTTCCAGGAAAGATCAAGTATGATAGGGAGACTCTTGGTGGGCTGGCCGACATGTTCGGACAAATGCCTG GAAGTGGTATCGGTACAGGCCCAGGGGTAATTCAGGACCACTATTCCCCAACCATGGGTCGCCACCGCGGCAGCGCTCCAGGGGTAATTCAGGACCACTACTCTCCAACCATGGGTCGTCACCGTAGCAGCCCACTCTTTAATGGCCACAGTGGAAACAGCAATGGTTCACACCAGCCATTTGAAAATGAAAGCAAGCCGTTCATAAAACCGAACCAG GGGAGGAATTCACCAGTTTTCAACCATAAACAGAATCACTCAGTCCAGATGCAGTCCAAGGATATGGCTCCAAGGTTCAGCAAGAAGGGGAAAGTCAATGCAGATGAG ATCAGTCTGAGGCCAGCACAGTCCTTCATTATGAATAAAAACCAAGTGCCAAAGCTGCCACCACAGACAATGATGCCTTCTCCAGTTGGACAG CTTGGCCTTAAAGCCAATCCTCCTCCAATTCAGGAAAAACCTGCAAAGTCTAACAAAAAGGCTCCTCCCACAAAGGAAGAGTTGTGCAAAATGACG GAGACACTACTCACAGACTACCTGAACAACAAAAATGTTAACGATGCAGTGAGTGCTGTGAAAGAGATGAAGGCCCCCAAACACTTGTTGTCAGAGATGCTGAACAAGATCATAGTTTACTCACTCGATCGTTCAGATGAAGATAAGGAACATGCAAGCACTCTGATTCACACCCTTTGCACAGAGGGCCTCGTCACTGGTGACAACATATTGCAG GCCTTCCTGCGTGTTCTGGACCAGTGTCCCAAGATTGAGGAAGAAATCCCACTGGTGAAGTCGTACCTGGCTCAGTTTGCTGCGCGAGCGATCATTGCTGATCTGGTCAGCATTGCAGACTTGGCCCATCAGCTGGAGAATGGCGCACATTTCCCACTCTTCCTGctctgtctgcagcagctgGTGAAACTGAAAGATCGTGAGTGGCTGACTGACCTGTTCCAGCAGAGCAAGGTCAACATGCAGAAGATGCTGCCAG AAATTGACCAGAACAAGGACCGGATGCTGGAGATTCTGGAGGGCAAAGGCCTCAGCTTTTTGTTCCCACTGATGAAGCTGGAGAAGGAGCTGCTGAAGCAGATCAAAGTGGATCCTTCACCACAGTCGATCTATAAGTGGATCAAAGACAACATCTCTCCAAAACTTCACACCGACAGAGGCTTTGTCAACATCCTCATGACCAG TTTCTTGCAGTACATTGCTTACGAGATCAACCCTGACGATGATGAAGAGCAGCATGCAGCGCCCAGTAAGGACCAGCTGGAGGAAGAGAAGCAGCTCCTGCTCTCTTTCAAGCCAGTGTTGCAAAAGTTTCTTCACGATCACATTGAGCTGCAAGTCAGTGCGCTGTATGCCCTGCAGGTGC